Proteins from a genomic interval of Alteromonas macleodii ATCC 27126:
- the sstT gene encoding serine/threonine transporter SstT translates to MDSTSRPSLFQRYMNGSLVLQIIIGIVCGIAIASFSPSAAQSAGLLGNLFVKALKAIAPLLVFVLVMASIANHKQNEQTFIKPVLVLYLMGTLLAALTAVLASFAFPTSLSLVTSEVSQAAPKGVSEVLTTLLYNMVDNPVNALVNGNYIGILTWAVGLGLGLRHASEATKALLQNMADSVTTVVGFVIKLAPFGIFGLVANTIATTGFEALLGYSHLLTVLIGAMLFIALVTNPLLVFLATKKNPYPLVFKCLKESGITAFFTRSSAANIPVNMALCKRLKLDEDTYSVSIPLGATINMAGAAITITVLTLAAVNTLGIAVDFPTAVLLSVIAAVSACGSSGVAGGSLLLIPLACSLFNIPNEVAMQVVAVGFIVGVLQDSAETALNSSTDVLFTAAACERAGGQ, encoded by the coding sequence ATGGATTCAACGTCACGCCCCAGCCTGTTTCAGCGCTACATGAATGGCAGTTTGGTACTGCAAATTATCATTGGTATCGTATGCGGTATTGCGATAGCGAGTTTTTCACCTTCAGCTGCTCAATCAGCAGGGCTATTGGGTAACTTATTTGTAAAAGCCTTAAAAGCAATAGCTCCTTTATTGGTTTTTGTTTTGGTCATGGCATCCATTGCCAACCATAAGCAAAACGAGCAAACCTTTATCAAACCCGTGCTTGTGCTTTATTTGATGGGCACACTACTGGCCGCGCTCACCGCCGTGTTGGCAAGCTTTGCTTTTCCTACAAGCTTAAGCTTAGTGACTTCAGAAGTTAGCCAAGCTGCGCCGAAAGGTGTATCGGAAGTCCTTACTACTTTGCTTTATAACATGGTAGATAATCCGGTAAATGCATTAGTAAATGGAAATTACATTGGTATTCTCACGTGGGCTGTAGGTCTAGGTTTAGGTCTTCGTCATGCTAGCGAGGCAACGAAAGCGCTACTTCAAAATATGGCAGATAGCGTAACAACCGTGGTGGGTTTTGTTATTAAACTCGCGCCCTTCGGTATTTTCGGCTTGGTAGCTAATACCATTGCTACAACGGGCTTTGAAGCATTGCTTGGTTACTCTCATTTACTAACGGTACTGATTGGCGCGATGCTATTTATCGCACTTGTGACCAACCCCTTGTTAGTATTTCTGGCAACCAAAAAGAATCCTTATCCTTTGGTGTTCAAATGCCTGAAAGAAAGCGGTATTACAGCGTTTTTCACCCGTAGTTCGGCGGCGAATATTCCGGTAAACATGGCGCTGTGTAAACGCTTAAAGCTTGATGAAGACACCTATTCGGTATCTATTCCGTTAGGCGCCACGATTAATATGGCTGGGGCTGCAATCACAATAACCGTGTTGACGCTAGCTGCGGTTAATACCTTGGGAATCGCTGTAGATTTCCCTACTGCTGTATTGTTAAGCGTTATCGCTGCGGTATCGGCATGTGGAAGTTCAGGTGTTGCAGGTGGTTCGCTACTGCTTATTCCGCTTGCCTGTAGCCTGTTTAATATACCCAATGAAGTGGCTATGCAGGTGGTTGCGGTGGGCTTTATTGTTGGCGTACTGCAAGATTCTGCTGAAACAGCATTAAATAGCTCCACCGATGTCTTGTTTACCGCCGCTGCGTGTGAAAGGGCAGGCGGCCAGTAA
- a CDS encoding UTRA domain-containing protein, with amino-acid sequence MQPRYRVIKTAILDAIESGEMKPGSQVPSENQLAQQHGVSRMTARRALSEMVDEGILMRSQGIGTFVSDSRPMSSMLEIKSIRDEIEQRGHRYTNEILVLETSPASDAIAQRLGIDVGEPVFHSIIVHCENNLPVQYEDRWVNPAWINDYLDKDFKAQTANFYLNQVAPLSQADHSVEAVVVEKDIAQALLIKPKEPCLKITRRTFSRVPSAITSDESNIGESSTANAQIKNGLRATSDSPLNNSSKASSSAVVSHAVLYHPGSRYRLGGHLEF; translated from the coding sequence ATGCAACCTCGGTACAGAGTAATTAAGACAGCAATTTTGGATGCCATCGAAAGTGGTGAGATGAAGCCGGGTAGCCAAGTGCCTTCAGAAAACCAACTTGCCCAGCAGCACGGTGTAAGCCGAATGACTGCTAGAAGAGCGTTAAGTGAAATGGTGGACGAGGGCATTTTAATGCGCAGCCAGGGGATAGGCACCTTTGTGTCAGATAGTCGCCCTATGAGCTCAATGCTTGAGATTAAAAGTATTCGCGATGAAATAGAGCAGCGGGGGCATAGATACACCAACGAAATATTGGTGTTGGAAACCTCGCCAGCCAGTGATGCTATTGCTCAGCGACTGGGAATCGATGTGGGAGAGCCAGTATTCCATAGCATTATCGTACACTGCGAGAACAATCTACCCGTGCAGTATGAAGACAGGTGGGTTAACCCAGCGTGGATTAACGACTATTTAGATAAAGATTTTAAAGCTCAAACTGCAAACTTTTATTTGAATCAGGTCGCGCCCCTTTCACAAGCCGATCACAGCGTAGAAGCTGTGGTTGTTGAAAAAGATATTGCACAAGCACTATTGATTAAGCCTAAAGAGCCGTGCCTGAAAATTACGCGACGAACCTTCTCTCGAGTGCCCAGCGCAATAACCAGCGATGAGAGCAATATTGGCGAGTCGTCAACGGCAAATGCTCAGATAAAGAACGGTTTAAGGGCTACGTCAGATTCACCCTTAAATAATAGCTCCAAAGCGAGTTCAAGCGCAGTGGTTAGCCACGCGGTGCTGTATCACCCAGGTAGTCGATACCGCTTGGGAGGACACTTGGAGTTCTAA
- a CDS encoding response regulator transcription factor → MQKILLIEDSREVAGILFEYYESKGVELDYADNGELGFELAKAESFDLILLDLMLPRMDGLTLCNKLRDEGITTPILMLTALDNREDMLNGFKHGADDYLTKPFDFDVLDARANALIKRYKGQVATSILQFGTLKIIQKSRKAYRDDKLLVLNPTTYTILELLCQKAPEIVSRQEIAEKLWQEHEPQNDVLRSHIYQLRNQLDKPFHSPMLITVPKIGFRLEEV, encoded by the coding sequence ATGCAGAAAATTTTGTTGATAGAAGATAGTCGAGAAGTCGCAGGGATTTTATTTGAGTATTACGAAAGTAAAGGCGTTGAGCTAGATTATGCTGATAATGGCGAATTAGGCTTTGAGCTTGCAAAAGCTGAGAGTTTCGATTTGATTTTACTCGATTTAATGCTGCCGCGAATGGACGGGTTGACGCTATGCAATAAGCTTAGGGATGAAGGTATTACAACGCCCATACTGATGTTAACGGCGCTCGATAACAGGGAAGATATGTTAAATGGCTTTAAGCATGGTGCAGATGATTACTTAACAAAACCATTTGATTTTGACGTCCTTGACGCTCGTGCCAATGCATTGATTAAACGCTACAAGGGACAAGTAGCAACATCAATTTTGCAGTTTGGCACGCTTAAGATCATACAAAAATCTCGCAAAGCATATCGGGATGACAAGTTATTGGTGCTCAACCCTACCACCTACACTATTTTAGAATTACTGTGTCAAAAGGCACCAGAGATAGTGTCTCGTCAAGAAATAGCTGAGAAGCTATGGCAAGAACATGAACCGCAAAATGATGTGTTACGCAGCCACATCTATCAGCTACGTAACCAGCTTGACAAGCCGTTTCACTCACCAATGCTAATTACCGTTCCTAAAATAGGTTTCAGGCTGGAGGAAGTGTAA
- a CDS encoding sensor histidine kinase, with product MFGIFSNARTLTGKLALFFTVMSCVIGVLTFLLFYYALQWSEDRVGERRILIDRDSAVERFTNGEHGVIKLDTLTTAYNDEAQVPEPFKSFLKNKNTYLGEVDTLDSPSGHMVFKGVYTQNGQQKDIVVLSFVDKVEFSREEMAFVAIVVIIFIALLMFVFGAFLFKVSKKLIEPVNELAHQLNDSSGDATRAFKIGKGAVGEFQLLTTRLNQYRKELRLVLKREQAFARYASHELRTPLTIVKGANNLLSRSELTEGQERQVARINDAVSEMIKMVDALLSIVRYERNSGDIEVRDVDKSEIIRIVEANNLHAVDKQIRINVDFRSSPKIKASQAILSMVVGNILRNACAASQKGEVDILVNDNAIEVIDDGAGLSNESSKSGHGLGLLIVDDLCRRYGWQFSLQPHESRGCRAIITFT from the coding sequence TTGTTCGGCATATTTTCAAACGCACGCACACTTACTGGTAAGTTGGCATTGTTTTTTACAGTGATGTCATGCGTCATCGGTGTTTTAACGTTTTTACTTTTTTATTATGCCCTTCAATGGTCAGAAGACAGAGTTGGTGAGCGACGCATTCTTATTGATCGCGACAGTGCCGTTGAGAGATTTACAAATGGAGAGCATGGCGTCATAAAGCTCGATACTCTGACGACGGCCTACAACGACGAAGCGCAAGTGCCAGAGCCATTCAAGTCTTTTTTAAAAAATAAAAATACTTATCTAGGCGAAGTGGACACATTAGATTCACCTTCAGGCCACATGGTATTTAAGGGCGTTTACACCCAAAATGGTCAGCAAAAGGATATTGTTGTTTTAAGTTTTGTGGATAAAGTTGAGTTCAGTCGTGAAGAGATGGCGTTTGTTGCTATCGTTGTTATCATTTTTATCGCACTGCTCATGTTTGTGTTCGGTGCTTTCCTGTTTAAAGTTTCCAAAAAACTGATTGAGCCAGTCAATGAGCTTGCTCATCAACTCAACGACTCTTCAGGTGATGCGACGCGTGCGTTTAAGATTGGCAAAGGCGCAGTGGGTGAGTTTCAATTACTAACTACCAGGCTCAATCAATATCGCAAAGAGTTACGCCTTGTTTTAAAGAGAGAGCAAGCGTTTGCCCGCTATGCTAGCCACGAACTTCGTACGCCTTTAACCATTGTTAAGGGCGCTAATAACCTATTGTCACGGAGTGAATTAACAGAGGGGCAAGAACGACAAGTAGCTCGCATTAATGATGCGGTATCAGAAATGATAAAAATGGTTGATGCGTTGCTTTCCATTGTAAGGTACGAGCGGAACTCGGGCGATATTGAGGTGCGAGATGTAGACAAAAGCGAAATAATCAGAATTGTCGAAGCTAATAATCTTCATGCCGTGGATAAGCAAATTCGAATCAATGTGGATTTCAGAAGCAGTCCCAAAATCAAAGCTTCGCAGGCAATATTAAGCATGGTAGTGGGAAATATACTGAGAAACGCTTGTGCTGCATCCCAGAAAGGGGAAGTTGACATTTTAGTTAACGACAATGCAATAGAAGTAATCGATGATGGAGCGGGCCTGTCCAATGAAAGCAGCAAAAGTGGCCATGGGCTAGGGTTACTGATTGTTGACGATTTATGTCGGCGCTATGGATGGCAATTTTCACTACAGCCCCATGAATCGAGAGGTTGCCGCGCAATCATAACCTTTACCTAA
- the hutG gene encoding formimidoylglutamase has product MFKWQGRIDSEDGIEGLRWHQKVNELEVGEDNSLANAVTLVGFESDLGVAFNKGRVGAAAGPNAIRQALANLPWHWPSAALADLGNVTAKENLAQAQTQYADAICYALKQNDGLVIGLGGGHEIAWGSYQGVFNAKPESARIGIINFDAHFDLRKPSPNTSSGTPFRQVYDHCQLHDTPFHYACLGVSKAANTPALFNFANTSNTRYLTDVALNDESLCMQRIDELLSPMLKDIDELYVTVCLDAFPAAQAPGVSAPSALGISPTLVINTLHFLAQHQSTYGYQWKLCDVAEMNPNYDIDSRTAKLAARLIFEAVDAVSSHT; this is encoded by the coding sequence ATGTTTAAGTGGCAAGGCAGAATAGACAGTGAAGACGGCATTGAGGGCCTACGTTGGCATCAAAAAGTTAACGAACTTGAAGTCGGCGAAGATAATTCATTAGCCAACGCCGTTACCCTTGTTGGTTTTGAGAGTGATTTAGGTGTGGCATTTAACAAAGGCCGCGTAGGTGCAGCTGCTGGTCCAAACGCTATTCGCCAGGCACTGGCAAACTTACCCTGGCACTGGCCAAGCGCAGCATTGGCTGATTTAGGGAATGTTACCGCTAAAGAGAACTTAGCCCAGGCACAAACCCAATATGCTGACGCCATTTGCTATGCGCTCAAGCAAAATGATGGTTTGGTCATCGGTCTGGGAGGGGGACATGAAATTGCATGGGGTAGCTATCAAGGGGTTTTCAATGCTAAGCCCGAAAGCGCCCGCATTGGAATTATTAATTTCGACGCCCATTTTGATTTAAGAAAGCCTTCACCAAACACCAGTTCAGGTACGCCGTTCAGGCAAGTGTATGATCACTGCCAGCTACACGACACACCGTTTCATTACGCTTGTTTGGGCGTATCGAAAGCAGCCAATACACCAGCGCTGTTTAACTTTGCCAATACTTCCAACACGCGCTATTTAACCGATGTGGCGTTAAATGATGAATCACTGTGTATGCAGCGAATAGATGAGCTACTATCTCCGATGCTAAAAGACATCGATGAGCTTTACGTCACTGTATGTTTAGATGCATTTCCAGCAGCACAAGCACCTGGCGTTAGCGCGCCCAGTGCATTGGGAATATCCCCCACACTTGTTATCAACACGCTACACTTTTTAGCACAGCACCAAAGTACTTACGGATATCAATGGAAACTGTGTGACGTTGCGGAAATGAACCCCAATTATGATATTGATAGCCGCACAGCAAAGCTGGCTGCACGGCTAATTTTTGAAGCAGTAGATGCAGTAAGTTCGCACACCTAA
- a CDS encoding glycosyltransferase family 2 protein: MGKISSVQSRISPPTTLSVVVPYFNEESVLCEFHARLTRVLDTLSDTSEIVYVNDGSTDNSQSLVESFSSHTSSIKCIALSRNFGKESALSAGLAHSSGLAVIAIDADLQDPPELIPAMLTKWREGFDVVNMQRSERLGESWLKKKSAAVFYSLLNIMSQTDIPENVGDFRLIAREVVDHINALPERNRYMKGIFSWPGFKQATLPFTRDPRFCGESKWNYFKLVGLAIDGITSFSIRPLRAATVLGLIIASSAFLYGLFVVSKTLLFGEPVSGYPSLMVVQLALGGIQLITIGLLGEYIGRIFIETKQRPLYLIQSYSEKGAVHKQTLSEKRA; the protein is encoded by the coding sequence ATGGGAAAAATCTCATCTGTTCAAAGTCGCATTAGCCCGCCTACTACATTGAGTGTAGTCGTTCCGTACTTTAATGAAGAAAGTGTGCTTTGTGAGTTTCATGCTCGGTTAACACGAGTATTGGATACCCTTTCAGATACTAGCGAAATTGTTTATGTCAATGATGGAAGCACGGATAACAGCCAATCGTTAGTTGAAAGCTTCTCTTCTCATACCTCCTCAATAAAGTGTATTGCGTTAAGCAGAAATTTTGGAAAAGAGAGCGCCTTAAGCGCGGGGCTCGCTCATAGTTCGGGGCTTGCCGTTATCGCAATTGATGCTGACCTACAAGATCCTCCGGAGCTCATTCCTGCTATGTTAACCAAGTGGCGAGAGGGTTTCGATGTGGTAAATATGCAGCGCTCTGAACGACTTGGAGAAAGTTGGCTTAAAAAGAAGTCTGCAGCAGTCTTCTACAGTTTACTAAACATAATGTCCCAAACAGATATACCTGAAAATGTTGGAGATTTCAGGCTGATTGCCCGGGAAGTCGTCGACCATATCAATGCGTTGCCGGAGCGAAACAGATATATGAAGGGAATTTTTTCTTGGCCAGGGTTCAAGCAAGCAACACTTCCATTCACTCGCGATCCACGTTTTTGTGGTGAGTCTAAATGGAATTACTTCAAACTAGTGGGTCTGGCGATTGACGGCATTACATCATTTAGTATCCGTCCACTCAGAGCTGCAACTGTGCTTGGTTTAATTATCGCTAGCAGCGCCTTTCTATATGGACTTTTTGTAGTGTCTAAAACTCTTCTATTTGGTGAACCGGTTTCTGGCTACCCATCACTTATGGTTGTGCAACTTGCTCTTGGCGGAATTCAACTTATCACAATAGGTTTGCTAGGCGAGTATATAGGAAGAATTTTCATCGAAACGAAACAAAGACCACTCTACCTCATTCAGTCTTACTCTGAGAAAGGCGCTGTTCATAAACAAACCCTTAGCGAGAAACGCGCATGA
- the hutU gene encoding urocanate hydratase, protein MKRLDPTREIRAPRGSTLNAKSWQTEAPLRMLMNNLDPDVAEHPQNLVVYGGIGRAARDWASYDKIVEVLKRLNTDETLLVQSGKPVGVFPTHENAPRVLIANSNLVPHWANWEHFNALDKEGLMMYGQMTAGSWIYIGSQGIVQGTYETFVSVAKTHFEGSAEGRWILTGGLGGMGGAQPLAATMAGFSMVAVEVDETRIDFRIRTGYLDKKAHSLDEAMQLLEEAKEAGKPVSIGLLGNAAEVFPDMLAKGIVPDVVTDQTSAHDPLNGYLPVGWTLDQAEAQRKKDEAGVVKSAKQSMALQVKAMLGFQQAGAATLDYGNNIRQMALEEGIEHAFDFPGFVPAYIRPLFCQGIGPFRWAALSGDPEDIYKTDAKVKELIPGNPHLHNWLDMAKERIQFQGLPARICWVGLGERQKLGLAFNEMVRSGELSAPVVIGRDHLDSGSVASPNRETEAMLDGSDAVSDWPLLNALLNTAGGATWVSLHHGGGVGMGFSQHSGVVIVCDGSDEAAERIARVLHNDPATGVMRHADAGYDIAKDCAAKHNLDLPMINNAANNQSPDGTSTHSSANKSFGGEK, encoded by the coding sequence ATGAAACGCCTCGACCCTACAAGAGAAATACGTGCCCCAAGAGGCAGTACGTTAAATGCGAAGAGCTGGCAAACTGAAGCGCCGCTTCGCATGTTAATGAATAACCTGGATCCAGACGTTGCGGAGCATCCGCAAAATTTGGTGGTTTACGGCGGTATTGGGCGTGCGGCCCGTGACTGGGCGTCTTACGACAAAATTGTAGAAGTACTCAAGCGTTTAAATACTGATGAGACGTTGCTGGTTCAATCAGGCAAACCTGTTGGGGTATTTCCCACTCACGAAAATGCACCTCGTGTGTTAATTGCTAACTCTAACCTTGTACCGCATTGGGCAAACTGGGAGCACTTTAACGCTCTGGATAAAGAAGGTTTGATGATGTACGGGCAAATGACCGCAGGGTCATGGATATACATAGGCTCGCAAGGCATTGTCCAGGGTACTTATGAAACGTTTGTGAGCGTGGCCAAAACGCATTTTGAAGGAAGCGCTGAAGGACGCTGGATTTTGACTGGTGGCTTGGGCGGTATGGGCGGAGCACAGCCTTTAGCTGCAACCATGGCTGGCTTTTCAATGGTAGCTGTGGAGGTGGATGAAACTCGCATAGATTTCAGAATTCGCACGGGCTATTTGGACAAAAAAGCGCATTCGTTAGATGAAGCCATGCAACTCCTAGAAGAAGCCAAAGAAGCTGGGAAGCCTGTATCAATTGGCCTATTAGGCAATGCCGCTGAAGTCTTTCCCGATATGCTAGCTAAAGGGATTGTTCCCGACGTTGTGACCGACCAAACCAGTGCGCACGATCCGTTGAATGGCTATCTACCAGTGGGGTGGACGCTAGATCAAGCTGAGGCGCAGCGTAAAAAAGACGAAGCGGGTGTTGTGAAAAGTGCTAAACAGTCGATGGCGCTGCAAGTTAAAGCAATGCTTGGTTTCCAACAAGCTGGCGCTGCTACTCTTGATTATGGCAACAACATTAGACAAATGGCGCTAGAAGAGGGTATTGAGCATGCGTTCGATTTCCCAGGTTTCGTTCCTGCTTATATTCGACCGCTTTTTTGTCAGGGCATAGGGCCTTTCAGATGGGCTGCGCTGTCAGGCGATCCGGAAGATATCTATAAAACGGACGCGAAAGTTAAAGAGCTTATACCCGGCAACCCCCATCTACATAACTGGCTAGATATGGCCAAAGAACGCATTCAATTCCAAGGCCTGCCCGCGCGTATTTGCTGGGTGGGGCTGGGTGAAAGACAAAAGCTGGGGCTTGCCTTTAATGAAATGGTTCGCAGTGGCGAGCTAAGCGCGCCAGTTGTGATTGGACGGGATCATCTCGACTCTGGTTCGGTAGCTTCACCCAATAGAGAAACCGAGGCCATGCTCGATGGTTCAGATGCCGTTTCGGACTGGCCGCTGCTGAACGCCCTGCTAAATACAGCGGGTGGTGCAACCTGGGTAAGCCTTCATCATGGTGGCGGTGTAGGAATGGGTTTTAGCCAACACTCGGGTGTAGTGATTGTTTGTGACGGTTCGGACGAAGCGGCTGAGCGTATTGCTCGGGTTCTTCATAACGACCCTGCCACGGGCGTAATGCGTCATGCAGATGCAGGCTACGACATTGCAAAAGACTGTGCTGCCAAGCACAACTTGGATCTTCCCATGATCAATAACGCGGCTAATAATCAAAGCCCTGATGGAACAAGCACACATTCAAGCGCGAACAAAAGCTTTGGTGGGGAGAAATAG
- the hutI gene encoding imidazolonepropionase, with amino-acid sequence MGYQYDTLIYNVRIASMQDNKLPYGELPPHAIAIKDGKIAALLPCDDSLDDVFEQAKSVIDATTLIPQNEGSTPKHPWLLPGFIDCHTHLVYGGNRAEEFEMRLQGASYVDIAQRGGGIKGTVEKTRRSDENTLLHTAIKRAKRLCEEGVTTIEVKSGYGLDLDTEVRMLRVAKSLEQHLPVSIKTTYLGAHALPNEFADDSEGYIDFICNEALPHIASQNLADAVDVFCETIGFSTSQTERVFSCAQQHGLPIKAHVEQLSDSKGAVLAAKYGALSVDHIEYLADSDIPLLAQSGTVAVLLPGAFYYLSEVQKPPVDALRAHNVPMALATDFNPGSSPLASILTAINMGCVLFQLTPEEALRGATAHAASALGLHDRGVIEAGKLADLTLWDIETPAELAYCINGHRPVAVFKEGKHV; translated from the coding sequence ATGGGTTATCAGTACGACACGCTTATTTACAATGTTCGCATTGCGTCTATGCAAGACAACAAGTTGCCCTATGGCGAATTACCGCCACACGCCATTGCCATAAAAGACGGCAAAATTGCTGCGTTACTTCCTTGCGATGACTCACTAGACGACGTGTTTGAGCAGGCCAAAAGCGTAATAGATGCCACTACCCTAATTCCCCAAAATGAAGGTTCGACGCCCAAACACCCGTGGCTATTGCCTGGCTTCATCGATTGTCATACGCATCTAGTGTATGGCGGCAATCGCGCCGAAGAATTCGAAATGCGATTGCAGGGCGCAAGTTATGTAGACATTGCGCAGCGCGGCGGTGGCATTAAAGGGACGGTTGAAAAAACTCGACGCTCTGACGAAAACACTCTGCTTCACACTGCGATAAAACGCGCAAAGCGACTGTGCGAAGAAGGTGTTACCACCATTGAAGTCAAATCAGGTTACGGGCTGGATTTAGACACTGAAGTGCGTATGTTACGCGTGGCTAAATCCCTTGAGCAGCATCTTCCTGTGAGTATTAAAACTACCTATTTAGGCGCTCACGCCCTGCCCAATGAATTTGCTGACGACTCAGAAGGATATATCGATTTCATTTGCAACGAGGCACTTCCTCACATTGCTTCGCAAAACTTAGCTGACGCCGTTGATGTATTTTGTGAAACTATTGGATTTTCAACTTCACAAACAGAACGAGTGTTTAGCTGCGCACAGCAGCACGGTTTACCCATTAAAGCTCATGTAGAACAGCTTAGCGACAGCAAAGGCGCAGTGCTAGCAGCTAAGTACGGCGCACTATCGGTAGATCACATTGAATATTTAGCTGACAGCGATATTCCCTTACTTGCCCAAAGTGGCACCGTTGCCGTACTTTTACCAGGCGCTTTTTATTACTTAAGTGAAGTTCAAAAGCCGCCGGTAGACGCCCTAAGGGCGCACAATGTGCCCATGGCCTTAGCCACTGACTTTAATCCAGGTAGTTCGCCGTTAGCCTCAATCCTTACCGCGATAAATATGGGGTGTGTGCTGTTTCAACTTACGCCAGAAGAAGCGCTACGCGGCGCCACTGCACACGCGGCTAGCGCACTTGGGCTGCACGACCGAGGTGTTATTGAAGCAGGTAAGCTTGCTGACTTAACACTTTGGGATATCGAAACGCCGGCAGAGCTCGCCTATTGTATTAATGGCCACCGCCCCGTTGCGGTGTTTAAGGAAGGTAAACATGTTTAA
- the hutH gene encoding histidine ammonia-lyase — protein sequence MSHSSFITENGGVKQLNLVPGTLTLDQLREVHRSHVHLSLDESAVPAINAAEQVVLNVIKENRTVYGINTGFGLLANTRINVDELELLQRSIVLSHAAGTGDFMQEDTVRLLMLLKINSLARGYSGIRLSVIEALITLFNAQVYPAIPEKGSVGASGDLAPLAHMSVVLLGEGEAFYKGERISAAQALEIAGMQPIALAPKEGLALLNGTQASTAFALQGLFYTENALHSAIGIGALTVEAALGSRVPFDARIHEVRGHKSQSDVATAFRILLDTSEIGHSHQRCEKVQDPYSLRCQPQVMGACLQQMRYAQEILVVEANGVSDNPLVFVENNDDADTPTGDILSGGNFHAETVAMAADMLAIALSEIGALSERRMSLMIDTHLSGLPPFLVENGGVNSGFMIAQVTCAALASENKTLAHPASIDSLPTSANQEDHVSMATFAARRLRDIFDNVAGILAIEWLAACQGLDFRKPFKTSEKLQVLMQLLRDQVPFYDKDRYFAPDIEKAKQLIKQHDLMDKTQLNLLV from the coding sequence ATGTCGCATTCGTCTTTTATTACTGAAAACGGTGGTGTTAAGCAGCTTAATCTTGTGCCAGGTACATTGACGTTAGATCAGTTACGGGAAGTACATCGAAGCCACGTTCATTTATCGTTAGATGAAAGCGCAGTACCCGCTATAAACGCCGCCGAGCAAGTAGTGCTTAATGTCATTAAAGAAAACCGGACTGTCTATGGCATCAATACCGGCTTTGGTTTGTTGGCTAATACTCGTATTAATGTTGATGAGTTAGAGCTATTACAGCGCAGTATTGTGTTATCGCACGCGGCCGGTACGGGCGACTTTATGCAAGAAGATACTGTGCGCCTGCTCATGCTGTTAAAAATTAACTCCTTGGCCCGTGGTTATTCTGGCATTCGCCTCAGCGTAATAGAAGCGCTCATTACCTTGTTTAATGCACAGGTTTATCCCGCCATTCCTGAAAAAGGCTCGGTAGGCGCCAGCGGCGACTTAGCGCCTTTAGCACACATGAGTGTGGTGCTGTTAGGGGAAGGGGAAGCTTTTTATAAAGGAGAGAGAATTAGTGCAGCCCAAGCCCTTGAAATAGCCGGCATGCAGCCAATTGCGCTGGCACCCAAAGAAGGCTTAGCACTGTTAAACGGCACACAAGCCTCGACAGCGTTTGCACTTCAGGGGCTGTTTTATACTGAAAATGCGCTTCATAGTGCTATTGGTATTGGTGCGCTTACTGTTGAGGCCGCGTTAGGTTCCCGCGTGCCGTTCGACGCGCGGATCCACGAAGTGCGTGGCCACAAAAGCCAGAGCGATGTGGCGACTGCGTTTAGAATATTGCTAGACACCTCAGAGATTGGCCATTCACATCAACGGTGTGAAAAAGTGCAAGACCCATACTCTCTGCGTTGCCAGCCACAGGTGATGGGAGCGTGTTTACAGCAAATGCGCTATGCCCAAGAGATTTTGGTGGTTGAAGCTAATGGAGTAAGTGACAACCCGTTGGTTTTTGTTGAAAATAATGATGACGCTGATACGCCAACTGGCGATATTCTATCTGGCGGAAACTTTCATGCGGAAACCGTGGCAATGGCGGCAGATATGCTGGCTATTGCACTATCTGAAATTGGCGCACTGTCGGAGCGCAGAATGTCGTTAATGATTGATACGCATTTAAGTGGTTTGCCACCGTTCCTGGTTGAAAATGGTGGGGTAAACTCGGGCTTCATGATTGCGCAGGTTACCTGTGCGGCGCTTGCTAGTGAAAACAAAACCCTGGCGCACCCCGCATCTATCGATTCGTTGCCTACGTCTGCGAACCAAGAAGACCACGTGTCTATGGCTACCTTCGCCGCGAGGCGTTTACGAGATATTTTCGATAACGTGGCAGGTATATTGGCCATTGAGTGGTTAGCGGCCTGCCAAGGGTTAGATTTCAGGAAGCCGTTTAAAACCAGCGAAAAGCTCCAAGTGTTGATGCAGCTACTAAGAGACCAAGTGCCGTTTTACGACAAAGACCGCTATTTTGCGCCAGACATTGAAAAGGCCAAGCAACTTATTAAGCAGCACGACCTTATGGATAAGACACAGTTAAACCTGTTAGTCTAA